One genomic region from Oryzias melastigma strain HK-1 linkage group LG19, ASM292280v2, whole genome shotgun sequence encodes:
- the LOC112141825 gene encoding cerebellar degeneration-related protein 2-like isoform X1, with protein MLSPRGRMEEFITEEEEPWYDQQDLEQDLHLAAELGKTLLERNKELEDSLQQMYITNEEQVQEIEYLMKQLDVLRDMNEQHARVYEQLDGTARELEDTNLSLVTDSRASQQKIERLTVTIEALQNQVESLSTQAEQLRSMEQLRVKREKRERRKTIHSFPCLRELCTAPRYEDEFVVGRAESFTLEARQQPVEEENLHLREAVSALRAAVRAERAQREGVERECNLLVAEFSRLQTRVQDAESCQARVRELEGELQELQQLRRARTFLMSGEDDGVALTQTVLSITPETDTFLDVGAGESGGGVREDPKGGGGVGGEALPESSPVRKSCSDTALNAIVARDASGRRRGSYALHANSVRKRGMSILREVDEQYHALLEKYEELLGKCRRHEESLCHAGVQTSRPVSRDPSVKDCAVDPAPAPTPTQSPSTPEAMESISRQVEAVDKRLGQNTPEYKALFKEIFSRIQKTKMDIKAAKGSKSGKAGKSSKH; from the exons ATGCTGAGCCCGCGCGGGAGGATGGAGGAGTTCATCACGGAGGAAGAGGAGCCGTGGTACGACCAGCAGGACCTGGAGCAGG ATCTGCACCTGGCAGCAGAGCTGGGGAAGACGCTGCTGGAGAGGAACAAGGAGCTGGAGGACTCCCTGCAGCAGATGTACATCACCAACGAGGAGCAGGTGCAGGAGATCGAG TACCTGATGAAGCAGCTGGACGTTCTCCGGGACATGAACGAGCAGCACGCCAGAGTCTACGAGCAGCTGGACGGCACCGCCCGCGAGCTGGAGGACACCAACCTGAGCCTGGTGACGGACAGCAGAGCCTCGCAGCAGAAGATCGAGAG GCTCACCGTCACCATCGAGGCGCTGCAGAACCAGGTGGAGTCTCTGTCCACGCAGGCGGAGCAGCTGCGCTCCATGGAGCAGCTCCGGGTCAAGAGGGAGAAGCGGGAGCGCCGCAAGACCATCCACTCCTTCCCCTGCCTGAGGGAGCTGTGCACGGCGCCCAG GTACGAGGACGAGTTCGTGGTGGGCCGGGCCGAGAGCTTCACGCTGGAGGCCCGGCAGCAGCCGGTGGAGGAGGAGAACCTGCACCTGAGGGAGGCGGTGTCGGCGCTGCGGGCCGCCGTCCGGGCCGAGCGGGCGCAGCGGGAGGGGGTGGAGAGGGAGTGCAACCTGCTGGTGGCCGAGTTCTCCCGGCTGCAGACCCGAGTGCAG GACGCTGAGAGCTGCCAGGCGAGGGTTCGAGAGCTGGAGGgcgagctgcaggagctgcagcagctccgcCGCGCTCGCACCTTCCTGATGAGCGGCGAGGACGACGGCGTGGCGCTGACCCAGACCGTCCTCAGCATCACCCCGGAAACAGACACCTTCCTGGACGTGGGCGCCGGGGAGTCAGGGGGGGGCGTGAGGGAAGACCCCAAAGGCGGCGGCGGGGTCGGCGGGGAGGCTCTGCCCGAGTCCAGCCCGGTCAGGAAGAGCTGCAGCGACACGGCGCTCAACGCCATCGTGGCCCGGGACGCGTCCGGCCGCCGCCGGGGCAGCTACGCCCTCCACGCCAACAGCGTGAGGAAGAGGGGCATGTCCATCCTCCGGGAGGTGGACGAGCAGTACCACGCCCTGCTGGAGAAGTACGAGGAGCTGCTGGGGAAGTGTCGGCGCCACGAGGAGAGCCTGTGCCACGCCGGCGTCCAGACCTCCAGACCCGTCTCCAGAGATCCCTCCGTGAAAGACTGCGCCGTGGACCCCGCCCCGGCGCCCACGCCCACCCAGTCCCCCTCCACCCCCGAGGCCATGGAGAGCATCAGCCGGCAGGTGGAGGCGGTGGACAAGCGGCTGGGCCAGAACACGCCGGAGTACAAGGCGCTTTTCAAGGAGATCTTCTCCCGAATCCAGAAGACCAAGATGGACATCAAAGCTGCCAAAGGCAGCAAGTCTGGGAAGGCTGGAAAATCCAGCAAACACTGA
- the LOC112141868 gene encoding SAP30-binding protein → MTSSFRDRASRPAAMASGKKSALLSSLADYGDDSEPDSDPEPEESEVRGGSLVYGYGEEEPSRIEDPGIRESEDEDSKESNSEMDGSDEGREPDDFEPAVPRISGPQPADLQIPVPQPAAQQAPVLQPAVPQISTGTVRAEIECTDPAAAGHI, encoded by the exons ATGACGTCTTCATTCCGCGACCGAGCATCGCGTCCCGCGGCGATGGCGAGCGGCAAAAAGAGCGCTCTTCTTTCGTCTCTAGCGGATTATGGAGACGATTCAGAACCGGACTCTGACCCAGAACCCGAGGAGTCCG AGGTTCGTGGAGGAAGTCTCGTTTACGGCTATGGTGAAGAGGAGCCGAGTCGGATCGAGGATCCCGGGATCAGAGAGTCCGAAGATGAAGACAGCAAGGAGAGCAACTCG gaGATGGACGGATCAGACGAGGGGAGGGAGCCCGATGATTTTGAG CCTGCAGTTCCTCGGATCTCCGGGCCCCAACCTGCAGATCTGCAGATTCCTGTGCCTCAGCCTGCAGCCCAGCAGGCACCTGTGCTTCAACCTGCGGTCCCGCAGATCAGCACAGGCACCGTCAGG GCTGAGATCGAGTGCACAGACCCTGCTGCAGCTGGACACATCTGA
- the LOC112141825 gene encoding cerebellar degeneration-related protein 2-like isoform X2: MLSPRGRMEEFITEEEEPWYDQQDLEQDLHLAAELGKTLLERNKELEDSLQQMYITNEEQVQEIEYLMKQLDVLRDMNEQHARVYEQLDGTARELEDTNLSLVTDSRASQQKIERLTVTIEALQNQVESLSTQAEQLRSMEQLRVKREKRERRKTIHSFPCLRELCTAPRYEDEFVVGRAESFTLEARQQPVEEENLHLREAVSALRAAVRAERAQREGVERECNLLVAEFSRLQTRVQDAESCQARVRELEGELQELQQLRRARTFLMSGEDDGVALTQTVLSITPETDTFLDVGAGESGGGVREDPKGGGGVGGEALPESSPVRKSCSDTALNAIVARDASGRRRGSYALHANSVRKRGMSILREVDEQYHALLEKYEELLGKCRRHEESLCHAGVQTSRPVSRDPSVKDCAVDPAPAPTPTQSPSTPEAMESISRQVEAVDKRLGQNTPEYKALFKEIFSRIQKTKMDIKAAKGSKSGKAGKSSKH, from the exons ATGCTGAGCCCGCGCGGGAGGATGGAGGAGTTCATCACGGAGGAAGAGGAGCCGTGGTACGACCAGCAGGACCTGGAGCAGG ATCTGCACCTGGCAGCAGAGCTGGGGAAGACGCTGCTGGAGAGGAACAAGGAGCTGGAGGACTCCCTGCAGCAGATGTACATCACCAACGAGGAGCAGGTGCAGGAGATCGAG TACCTGATGAAGCAGCTGGACGTTCTCCGGGACATGAACGAGCAGCACGCCAGAGTCTACGAGCAGCTGGACGGCACCGCCCGCGAGCTGGAGGACACCAACCTGAGCCTGGTGACGGACAGCAGAGCCTCGCAGCAGAAGATCGAGAG GCTCACCGTCACCATCGAGGCGCTGCAGAACCAGGTGGAGTCTCTGTCCACGCAGGCGGAGCAGCTGCGCTCCATGGAGCAGCTCCGGGTCAAGAGGGAGAAGCGGGAGCGCCGCAAGACCATCCACTCCTTCCCCTGCCTGAGGGAGCTGTGCACGGCGCCCAG GTACGAGGACGAGTTCGTGGTGGGCCGGGCCGAGAGCTTCACGCTGGAGGCCCGGCAGCAGCCGGTGGAGGAGGAGAACCTGCACCTGAGGGAGGCGGTGTCGGCGCTGCGGGCCGCCGTCCGGGCCGAGCGGGCGCAGCGGGAGGGGGTGGAGAGGGAGTGCAACCTGCTGGTGGCCGAGTTCTCCCGGCTGCAGACCCGAGTGCAG GACGCTGAGAGCTGCCAGGCGAGGGTTCGAGAGCTGGAGGgcgagctgcaggagctgcagcagctccgcCGCGCTCGCACCTTCCTGATGAGCGGCGAGGACGACGGCGTGGCGCTGACCCAGACCGTCCTCAGCATCACCCCGGAAACAGACACCTTCCTGGACGTGGGCGCCGGGGAGTCAGGGGGGGGCGTGAGGGAAGACCCCAAAGGCGGCGGCGGGGTCGGCGGGGAGGCTCTGCCCGAGTCCAGCCCGGTCAGGAAGAGCTGCAGCGACACGGCGCTCAACGCCATCGTGGCCCGGGACGCGTCCGGCCGCCGCCGGGGCAGCTACGCCCTCCACGCCAACAGCGTGAGGAAGAGGGGCATGTCCATCCTCCGGGAGGTGGACGAGCAGTACCACGCCCTGCTGGAGAAGTACGAGGAGCTGCTGGGGAAGTGTCGGCGCCACGAGGAGAGCCTGTGCCACGCCGGCGTCCAGACCTCCAGACCCGTCTCCAGAGATCCCTCCGTGAAAGACTGCGCCGTGGACCCCGCCCCGGCGCCCACGCCCACCCAGTCCCCCTCCACCCCCGAGGCCATGGAGAGCATCAGCCGGCAGGTGGAGGCGGTGGACAAGCGGCTGGGCCAGAACACGCCGGAGTACAAGGCGCTTTTCAAGGAGATCTTCTCCCGAATCCAGAAGACCAAGATGGACATCAAAGCTGCCAAAGGCAGCAAGTCTGGGAAGGCTGGAAAATCCAGCAAA cacTGA
- the LOC112141375 gene encoding uncharacterized protein LOC112141375 (The sequence of the model RefSeq protein was modified relative to this genomic sequence to represent the inferred CDS: added 75 bases not found in genome assembly), whose product MYIKSNLTEDEEKALKELCINKNIVIKPADKGSAVVIMDKKDYLSEGFRQLNDKTYYSKLKTPIYLETVPLLEKILSNLYQKKLINAKQRNYLMGPPQPRSRLFYMLPKIHKDPEKWSIPFRIPPGRPIVSDCDSETYRTAEFIDHYLNPLSTRHDSYIKDTYDFVNKIKQLIIPPDSILFTMDIDSLYTNIDIEEGIQAVKRIFLKYPDSKRPDKELLQLLEINLKRNDFQFHDDFYLQIKGTAMGKKFAPAYANIFMAEWETAALHKCTLKPLCYFRYLDDIWGVWSHSEQEFEMFLKTLNSHNPSIKLKSTSHKSSVDFLDTTTFKGENFHITNRLDIKVFFKPTDTHALLHKNSFHPKHTFAGLIKSQLLRFHRISTQASDFKHSTKVLFAALATRGYPRSFLRKCFNSFLDIKPINLSPILPVITTYSPFSLRLLRVIKSNFQTFVQESNRLQDHRIIAAFRRNQNLGDHLVKAKISSLKQP is encoded by the coding sequence atgtacataaaatcAAATCTAACTGAGGATGAAGAAAAAGCCCTCAAAGAGCTATGcatcaacaaaaacattgttattAAACCTGCTGATAAGGGAAGTGCAGTGGTTATTATGgacaaaaaagattatttaagtGAAGGTTTTAGACAGCTTAATGATAAAACTTATTATTCTAAACTGAAAACACCTATTTATCTGGAAACAGTTCCCTTATTGGAAAAAATTTTATCAAACTTATAtcaaaagaaattaataaatgctaaacAAAGAAACTACTTAATGGGGCCCCCTCAGCCTAGATCCAGATTGTTCTACATGCTCCCTAAAATACATAAAGACCCAGAAAAGTGGAGCATCCCCTTCCGGATTCCCCCTGGTAGACCGATAGTCTCAGACTGTGACAGTGAGACCTACCGCACAGCAGAATTTATAGATCATTATCTCAATCCTTTGTCCACTAGACATGATAGCTATATTAAAGATACTTATGATTTTGtgaacaaaattaaacaattgaTCATCCCACCAGACTCTATCCTATTCACTATGGATATAGATAGCCTTTATACAAATATAGATATAGAGGAAGGAATCCAGGCTGTTAAAaggatatttttgaaatatCCTGATTCTAAAAGACCAGATAAAGAGCTGCTGCAACTTTTAGAGATCAATCTCAAAAGAAACGACTTCCAGTTTCATGATGACTTCTATCTACAAATAAAAGGAACTGCCATGGGCAAAAAATTTGCCCCTGCATACGCTAATATCTTTATGGCAGAATGGGAGACTGCAGCGCTCCATAAATGCACATTGAAGCCGTTGTGCtattttagatatttagatGATATTTGGGGAGTGTGGTCTCACTCAGAACAGGAATTTGAGATGTTTTTGAAGACACTCAACAGTCACAATCCATCTATCAAACTAAAATCTACCAGCCACAAATCATCTGTGGATTTTTTGGACACAACAACTTTTAAAGGTGAAAATTTTCATATCACTAACCGTTTGGAcatcaaagtttttttcaaacccACAGATACACATGCTCTtcttcataaaaatagtttCCACCCTAAACACACTTTTGCCGGATTAATTAAATCACAACTTCTTAGATTTCATAGAATTAGCACTCAAGCATCTGATTTTAAACATTCCACCAAGGTGTTATTTGCAGCCTTGGCCACAAGAGGGTATCCTCGCTCCTTCTTAAGAAAATGCTTTAACTCCTTTCTGGACATTAAACCCATTAATCTTTCACCAATCCTGCCAGTTATAACCACATATTCCCCATTTTCACTGAGACTGTTGAGGgtcatcaaatcaaactttcagACATTTGTTCAAGAATCCAATAGACTCCAGGATCACAGAATC